One Streptomyces umbrinus genomic window, CCAGCTGGCGTTCCATCACGCGGGCGGCGACCGAGTGGCGTTCATCACGGACGCGATGGACGCGGCGGGCTTCGGAGACGGGCGGTACATGCTCGGCCCGCTGGAGGTCGAGGTCAGCGAGGGTGTGGCGCGGCTCGTGGAGGGCGGTTCGATCGCGGGCTCCACGCTCACGCTGGACCGGGCCTTCAAGCGGGCGGTGACCGTGGACCGGCTGCCGATCGAGGACGTCGTCGCGGCCATCGCGGCCAATCCGGCCAGGTCACTGGGCCTGTACGACCGGGTGGGCTCGCTGGAGCCGGGCAAGGACGCGGACCTGGTGGTACTGGACGCCGACTTCGAGCTCAAGGGCGTGATGCGGCGGGGCGAATGGGTGGTGGATCCCCAACTGGGGTGATTCACACCCGTGTTGCCGTACGGCGGTCGGCCCTCGGGACTGGGCCGACCGCCGTTCCCTTTGGCATGATCGGGCCTCCGGAACAACCGGCAAGCGCGTTCCACGCGTCTACGTGATGAATCTCTTCGAGGGAGGCCGGCCCAGGTGATCCTCACGGTCACGCTGAACACCGCTCTCGACATCACCTATCGCGTACGGGGGCTGCGACCGCACACCTCGCACCGCGTCACCGAGGTGATCGAGCGGCCGGGCGGAAAGGGCCTGAACGTGGCCCGGGTGCTCGCGGCCCTCGGCCACGAGGTGACCGTGACGGGCTTCGTGGGCGGCGCCACCGGGCGGGCCCTGCGGGAGCAGCTCGCGGACACGCCGGATGTCGTCGACGCGCTGGTCCCGGTGAGCGGCTCGACCCGTCGCACGATCGCGGTGGCCGACACGGCGACCGGTGACACGACTCAACTCAACGAACCAGGACCGGAGATCACCCCCGCAGAGTGGTCCGCCTTCCAGGAGGCGTACGAGGTTCTGCTGCGCTCCTGTTCGGCGGTGGCTCTGTGCGGCAGTCTGCCTCCCGGGGTGCCGGTCGGGGCGTATGCCCAACTTGTGCGCACCGCTCGGGCGTTGGCGGTTCCGGTGCTGCTCGACACGAGCGGGGAGCCGTTGCGGAGGGGAATCGCCGCACGGCCCGACATCGTGAAGCCGAACGCGGACGAACTGGCCGAGCTGACCGGCTCGCACGACCCTACGCAGGCCACCCGGGACGCTCGCCGACGCGGGGCGCACTCGGTCGTGGCGTCACTGGGGGCGGAGGGGCTGCTGGCCCGTACGCCGGACGGGGACTGGCGTGCCGCTCCGCCGCGGGCCGTGCGCGGCAATCCCACGGGTGCGGGTGACTCCGTGGTGGCGGGGCTGCTGTCGGGGCTGGTGGAGCGGTTGCCCTGGCCGGAGCGGCTTTCCCGGGCGGTCGCCCTGTCCGCGGCGACTGTACTTGCGCCGGTGGCGGGGGAGTTCGACCGGTCGGCGTACGAGGAACTGCTGGATCTCGTCACCGTGGACCTTTTCCAGCGTCAGGTTGAGACGCGGTGAACAGCTCGAAAACTTCGTCGCTTCAGGTTTCTTCCGCCAAGTGCTCGGCCATGCTGCGTGTCTGATCTCACGTCACGTTATTCACGCGCGCAACTGCAGGCCCTGCGTTAGCATTCGAAAGTCTGTCGATCAAGAAAAAAGGAAATATGTCATGGGCATGATCAGAGCTGGTCTGACGATGACGGCTGTGGCCGGACTGCTGCTGGGCGGCACGCTCGCCACGCCGGCCGCGGCGGCCGATCCGAACACCTGCCCGCAAGGGTATGCGTGCGGATGGTCGGGGAAGAACAGGACCGGTGAGAGGAAGGTCAACTCTCTGACACCCGGCTGCTACGCCCTCAACCGGATCAACCGGTCCGTCTCGAACCAGACGAACTACCGTGTGGAACTCTGGCACGCCACCACTGGCTGCCAGCAGGGCACCAAGCTGGCCACTCTGCAGCCGCACACGTACGCGGACAACCCCGGTGCCGTCAACTCAATCGCGGTCTACGCACGATAGTGCCGCGAGCCCTCGTATCGAGGGCCGCTCCTGGAGTGCATCGACGGTGCTTCGCCCGTGACCGGGCGGAGCACCGCGCTTCAGCCCCTACTTCCAGCCGCTCTCAAGCCACAGCTGATCCAGATTGACATCGCACTGGTTTCCCGTCTCACAGGAAAGCGCGATGACGTTGGTGCCCTTGTTCAGCTGGATGTTGGCCCACGTCTCCGTCCAGCCCTTCTCGTAGTCACCCTCGGCGGCCTTGGAGAAGTTCGCCAGGTTGAGCGGGCGGCTCTGCGCCTGGCCGTTGATCGTGAGCGTGGCGTCGGCGTCCTTGCCGGGCACGCCGTAGTTGACGAACAGCGTGTACTTGCCGCTCTTGGGGATGTCGTTCATGTTCCAGGTGACCGACGCGCCGACCTGGTTGAAGCCCGCCACATAGATACCGCCGGCGGCCTCGGCTCCCTTGATGTCCGACGCGGTCGTCACGCCGGGGCCCAGCTTCAGGGCCTTCGCGTCGATCTCCGGCAGGTCCGCCGGGTCCTCGGCCGGCTTCGACGCCTCCTTGCTCGGCTCGGCGCTGTCGGCGGCCGACGGGTTCGAGCCCGCCGCCTCGCCGCCCTTGTCGTCGTCCGAGTCGCCGCCGAGCATCGCGATACCGATGCCGATCACGACGGCCGCCACGACGGCGACGGCACCGATCAGCAGGCCCTTGGTGTTGGGACCGCGGCCCCGGCCGCCACCGCCGTGGCCGTGTCCCTGGTCGGGCATCGGCTGGTACGTGGTGGGCTCGCCGCCGGGGAAGGCCTCGGGCGCCGAGTAGTTCGCGTTCGGCTGACCGTACGTCCCCGACTGCTGGGGCACCTGTCCGTACTGCGCGGTGGGGGCGGTCGGCGCGGCGGACTGGCCGTACTGGCGCTCACCGACCGGCCGCACCCTGTTGACCGAGCCGGGGTAGCCGTAGCCACCCCCGCCGCTCGGCGGCTGGGCTCCGGCGGCCTGCCCGTCGGCGTACAGATAGCCGAACGGGTCGTCGTCCTCGGGCGTGCTCGCGCCGTTGTTGCCGGGCGTCATCCCTAGGTCTCCTAGCGGGTGCGGTTCAGATGCGGTACGGGGGATCGAAAGGCGAGCCTACCCGCTCCCGCTGCCCCAAACGGGTGACTCAGCTCGCATCGCATCGCTGACCTGGGGATCAGCCCGCACGCCTGTGCGCTTTGGGACGAGACCGTTTCTCTATGTACATCCGCTCGTCGGCGGACTGCAACACCTCGTCCGCCGTCATGCCGCAGTGTGCCCACCCGATACCGAAGCTGGCACCGACCCGCATGGCCCGGCCGTCGACCCTGATGGGCTGGATGATCTCGTTCCGCAGGCGTACCGCGAGGTCCTGCGCGTCGGCGCGGCCGAGGCCGTCGGCGAGCACCACGAACTCGTCGCCGCCGAGCCGCGCGACCGTGTCCCCGTCACGCACCGCGCCGCCGAGCCGCCGGGCCACCTCGATCAGGACCGAGTCGCCGGCGTTGTGCCCGAAGCGGTCGTTGATCGACTTGAAGCCGTCGAGGTCGCAGAAGAGGACCGCGAGCCCCTTCGTCCCGTCGTCCCGCTCGCCCTCCGGGGCGACGGTGTGCACATGGTGGTCGTAGGCGTCGAACGCCTCGGGGCCCGGCCGGTAGTCGAAGCCGTGCCCGTTCGCGTCGTACACGCCGACCGCGGCGTGGTCGGCGGGCCCGTGCCCGTACGCGGCGTCGATCGTGTCGACCACGCCGGGCTCGATGGCCGCGGGCCGCGCGCACAGCCGGGCGCCGAGCCGGGAGCGCAGCTCGGCGGAGTTGGGCAGGCCGGTGAGCGAGTCGTGCGAGGCCCGGTGGGCGAGCTGCAGCTCGCGGCGCTTGCGGTCCTCGATGTCCTCGACGTGGGTGAGCAGGAACCGCGGCCCGTCGGCGGCGTCCGCGACCACGCTGTTGCGCAGCGACACCCAGAGGTACGTGCCGTCGCGGCGACAGAGTCTGAGTTCGGCGCGCCCGCCCTCGGCGGAGGTCCGCAGCAGGGTGCCGATGTCCTCGGGGTGGACGAGGTCGGAGAAGGAGTAGCGGCGCATCGAGGAGGCGGGGCGGCCCAGGAGGCGGCACAGGGCGTCGTTCGTGCGCAGGATCCGGCCGTGCTGGTCGCCGCCCATCTCGGCGATCGCCATGCCGGACGGGGCGTACTCGAAGGCCTGCCGGAAGCTCTCTTCACTGGCGCGCAGCGCCTGTTGCTCCCGCTCCAGGCGGACGAGCGCGCGCTGCATGTTGGCTCGTAGACGCGCGTTGCTGATGGCGATGGCGGCCTGGAACGCGTACATCTGCAGGGCCTCGCGGCCCCACGCGCCGGGGTGCCGGCCGTTGCGCGGCCGGTCCACGGACAGGACGCCGATCAGCTCGCCGCAGGAGCCGCCGGGGACTCCCGGGGTGTACATGGGCGCGAAGAGGCGGTCGGCGGGGTGCCACTCGTCCTCAAAGCGCGGCGCGGGCCCGTCGGTGTACCACTGCGGGACGTCGTCCTCGTCGAGGACCCAGCCCTCCGTGTGCGGTATGAAGCGCAGATCGCCCCACGCCTCGCCCATGGTGAGCCGGCGCTCCCAGGAGGTACGGGAGCCGACGCGTCCGGTGATGAGCGCCTCGGCGGCGGAGTTCCCGGCGAGGGCGGCGACCACGAGATCACCGTCGGGCTGTACGAGGTTGACGCAGGCGAGTTCGTAGCCGAGGCCGGTCACGACGCCGTCGGCGACGGTCTGCAGCGTGTCGGCCAGGCTGCGGGCCGTGTTCATGTCCGCCATGACCTGATGCAGCTGCCGCAGGGTCGCAAGACGGACGTACGGCTCCGACTCGGTCTCCATGCTCGCTCTCCCCGAGACGCTCGACAGCAACTCCAGAGTTATCCAGGCTTCTCGTCGGTACTCATCGCCTACTGATCGACTACTGATCGCCTACTGGTCACTCACCGGCCGCTCACGGGCCGGTCCCACTGATCGCCTACTGCTCGCAGCGTCCCCGCCACTGAATCACAGCGCGCTGCCCACTCGGTACACAGGGTCAACAAAATATGGCACCTGTGACTCAAGTCACAGGTGAAGATGAACAATTGAGTAGAGTTTCTGTGTTTTCGCCGTGCGTTTACTGAACGCAATTTGGTGGGAGATGTGCGCGCGCCTGATAGGAGGCACAAGTCACACTCCTTCCCCGGTCCTAGGACCCGGTTCGGCCCCTGGCCCGATGTGACGGACGGAGGCCGGAGAATAGCGTCTTCCTGTGCTGAACACTCCCTCTGCCGCTCCTCCCGCCCCATCCGTGCATGCTGAGGGGGTGAGCAACGACGAGTTCCGCGCCGCCATGTCCCGGCTGGCCGCGGGTGTGGTCCTGGTGACCGCGCACGAGCCCCAGCCGGACCCGGAAGGCCCGAGCGGCGAGGACGTCGGCATGACGGCGACCT contains:
- a CDS encoding 1-phosphofructokinase family hexose kinase; amino-acid sequence: MILTVTLNTALDITYRVRGLRPHTSHRVTEVIERPGGKGLNVARVLAALGHEVTVTGFVGGATGRALREQLADTPDVVDALVPVSGSTRRTIAVADTATGDTTQLNEPGPEITPAEWSAFQEAYEVLLRSCSAVALCGSLPPGVPVGAYAQLVRTARALAVPVLLDTSGEPLRRGIAARPDIVKPNADELAELTGSHDPTQATRDARRRGAHSVVASLGAEGLLARTPDGDWRAAPPRAVRGNPTGAGDSVVAGLLSGLVERLPWPERLSRAVALSAATVLAPVAGEFDRSAYEELLDLVTVDLFQRQVETR
- a CDS encoding peptidase inhibitor family I36 protein translates to MGMIRAGLTMTAVAGLLLGGTLATPAAAADPNTCPQGYACGWSGKNRTGERKVNSLTPGCYALNRINRSVSNQTNYRVELWHATTGCQQGTKLATLQPHTYADNPGAVNSIAVYAR
- a CDS encoding carbohydrate-binding protein; translation: MTPGNNGASTPEDDDPFGYLYADGQAAGAQPPSGGGGYGYPGSVNRVRPVGERQYGQSAAPTAPTAQYGQVPQQSGTYGQPNANYSAPEAFPGGEPTTYQPMPDQGHGHGGGGRGRGPNTKGLLIGAVAVVAAVVIGIGIAMLGGDSDDDKGGEAAGSNPSAADSAEPSKEASKPAEDPADLPEIDAKALKLGPGVTTASDIKGAEAAGGIYVAGFNQVGASVTWNMNDIPKSGKYTLFVNYGVPGKDADATLTINGQAQSRPLNLANFSKAAEGDYEKGWTETWANIQLNKGTNVIALSCETGNQCDVNLDQLWLESGWK
- the cdgB gene encoding diguanylate cyclase CdgB, producing the protein METESEPYVRLATLRQLHQVMADMNTARSLADTLQTVADGVVTGLGYELACVNLVQPDGDLVVAALAGNSAAEALITGRVGSRTSWERRLTMGEAWGDLRFIPHTEGWVLDEDDVPQWYTDGPAPRFEDEWHPADRLFAPMYTPGVPGGSCGELIGVLSVDRPRNGRHPGAWGREALQMYAFQAAIAISNARLRANMQRALVRLEREQQALRASEESFRQAFEYAPSGMAIAEMGGDQHGRILRTNDALCRLLGRPASSMRRYSFSDLVHPEDIGTLLRTSAEGGRAELRLCRRDGTYLWVSLRNSVVADAADGPRFLLTHVEDIEDRKRRELQLAHRASHDSLTGLPNSAELRSRLGARLCARPAAIEPGVVDTIDAAYGHGPADHAAVGVYDANGHGFDYRPGPEAFDAYDHHVHTVAPEGERDDGTKGLAVLFCDLDGFKSINDRFGHNAGDSVLIEVARRLGGAVRDGDTVARLGGDEFVVLADGLGRADAQDLAVRLRNEIIQPIRVDGRAMRVGASFGIGWAHCGMTADEVLQSADERMYIEKRSRPKAHRRAG